A section of the Saccopteryx leptura isolate mSacLep1 chromosome 6, mSacLep1_pri_phased_curated, whole genome shotgun sequence genome encodes:
- the UBE2B gene encoding ubiquitin-conjugating enzyme E2 B isoform X2: protein MSTPARRRLMRDFKRLQEDPPVGVSGAPSENNIMQWNAVIFGPEGTPFEDVYADGSICLDILQNRWSPTYDVSSILTSIQSLLDEPNPNSPANSQAAQLYQENKREYEKRVSAIVEQSWNDS from the exons ATGTCGACCCCCGCCCGGAGGAGGCTCATGAGGGATTTCAAGCG ATTGCAAGAGGACCCACCTGTGGGTGTGAGTGGAGCACCATCTGAAAACAACATCATGCAATGGAATGCAGTTATATTTGG gccagaagggacacCCTTTGAAGATG TGTATGCTGATGGTAGCATATGTTTAGATATCCTTCAGAACCGATGGAGTCCAACATATGATGTATCTTCTATTTTAACATCAATTCAG tCTTTGCTGGATGAACCAAATCCAAACAGTCCGGCCAATAGCCAGGCAGCACAACTTTATCAGGAAAACAAACGAGAATATGAGAAAAGAGTTTCAGCCATTGTTGAACAAAGCTGGAATGATTCATAA
- the UBE2B gene encoding ubiquitin-conjugating enzyme E2 B isoform X1, whose protein sequence is MSTPARRRLMRDFKRLQEDPPVGVSGAPSENNIMQWNAVIFGPEGTPFEDGTFKLVIEFSEEYPNKPPTVRFLSKMFHPNVYADGSICLDILQNRWSPTYDVSSILTSIQSLLDEPNPNSPANSQAAQLYQENKREYEKRVSAIVEQSWNDS, encoded by the exons ATGTCGACCCCCGCCCGGAGGAGGCTCATGAGGGATTTCAAGCG ATTGCAAGAGGACCCACCTGTGGGTGTGAGTGGAGCACCATCTGAAAACAACATCATGCAATGGAATGCAGTTATATTTGG gccagaagggacacCCTTTGAAGATG GTACTTTTAAACTAGTAATAGAATTTTCTGAAGAATATCCAAATAAACCGCCAACTGTTAGGTTTTTATCCAAAATGTTTCATCCAAATG TGTATGCTGATGGTAGCATATGTTTAGATATCCTTCAGAACCGATGGAGTCCAACATATGATGTATCTTCTATTTTAACATCAATTCAG tCTTTGCTGGATGAACCAAATCCAAACAGTCCGGCCAATAGCCAGGCAGCACAACTTTATCAGGAAAACAAACGAGAATATGAGAAAAGAGTTTCAGCCATTGTTGAACAAAGCTGGAATGATTCATAA